In Pleurocapsa sp. PCC 7319, the following are encoded in one genomic region:
- a CDS encoding NAD(P)/FAD-dependent oxidoreductase produces the protein MIVGGQILLIGDAVHAVSPSIGQGCNAALQDAMIFAQVLDEYQDDWEKALPAFTSKRLEDVHALRDLSDYTIPRTKWMTLELIFSSLWAKSYAPGFHNSFVLCLWS, from the coding sequence GTGATTGTTGGAGGACAAATATTACTCATTGGTGATGCTGTTCATGCGGTGTCTCCCTCCATTGGACAAGGCTGTAATGCTGCCCTACAAGATGCTATGATTTTTGCCCAAGTTTTAGATGAATACCAGGATGATTGGGAAAAAGCTCTTCCTGCCTTTACCAGCAAACGGTTGGAAGATGTCCACGCCCTGCGAGATTTATCGGATTATACTATTCCTCGCACTAAATGGATGACTCTGGAGTTGATTTTCAGCTCACTGTGGGCAAAAAGTTACGCCCCTGGTTTCCACAACTCTTTCGTCCTTTGCCTATGGAGTTAA
- a CDS encoding response regulator, translated as MGTSSEEGPQKKDQENQARDFQNFSQALDNFAAPQAREILTGVELPKIKSEVILIVDDTPDNLLVLFSYLEDKGYKILLAEDAESALQIAQTQAPDLILLDVLMPEIDGFETCRRLKAKPTTREIPVIFLTALSETVNKVQGFKLGGVDYITKPSEQEEVLARIQTHLNLRKMRHTLATQNQELQQALNFEALVRRITDKLRDSLEEKQILETATQELAEILDLSSCQIELYDSKQIIATITYEHTLTLPQCQGVSRKIGDFPELYQQLLQKSPIQLVEKVPQFNPQEIQVTRLACPIFDDRGIIGNLWGLRPPTEVFTALEIKLMQQVASQCAIAIRQARLYEASNQQVKELGQLNQLKDDFLKTISHELKAPMSSIQLATQTMENLLATKKNPQKSPTFKRVLKIFHESCERQKQLVDDLLTLCYLDAKAKTIQPELIDLNLWIPDLAQVYLNCAQNQQQQLILDLAEEELRVLADAMMLERIVREFLHNACKYTPAERTITVQTKANESEISLCVINTGVEITSEEQKLIFNQFYRIPNNDPWKYGGTGLGLTLVKKLAKMLEATVDVTSENEQTTFCLRFPKCFSE; from the coding sequence ATAATTTTGCCGCGCCCCAAGCAAGGGAAATATTAACAGGAGTAGAGCTACCCAAGATTAAATCAGAAGTAATTTTAATCGTAGATGATACCCCAGATAACCTACTGGTGTTGTTTTCCTATTTGGAAGACAAAGGGTATAAAATTTTATTAGCAGAAGATGCTGAGAGCGCCTTACAGATTGCTCAGACTCAAGCACCAGATTTAATTTTATTAGATGTATTAATGCCAGAAATAGACGGCTTTGAAACCTGTCGTCGGCTCAAGGCAAAACCTACTACCAGAGAAATTCCCGTAATTTTTTTGACGGCACTTTCGGAAACAGTTAATAAAGTTCAAGGATTTAAGTTGGGAGGGGTAGACTACATTACCAAACCTAGTGAACAAGAAGAGGTTTTAGCCCGCATTCAAACCCATCTTAATCTCCGTAAAATGCGCCATACTCTGGCAACGCAGAACCAAGAGTTGCAACAAGCTTTAAATTTTGAAGCATTGGTGCGGCGTATCACTGATAAATTACGGGATAGTCTGGAAGAAAAGCAGATATTAGAGACTGCTACTCAAGAATTGGCTGAAATTCTCGATCTTAGTAGCTGTCAAATTGAGCTTTATGACTCCAAACAAATAATTGCAACCATTACCTACGAACATACTCTTACTTTACCCCAGTGTCAGGGAGTAAGTAGAAAGATTGGAGATTTTCCCGAACTTTATCAACAACTACTACAAAAGAGCCCGATTCAGTTGGTAGAGAAAGTTCCTCAATTCAATCCTCAAGAAATTCAAGTTACTCGTTTAGCTTGTCCTATTTTTGACGATCGCGGTATTATCGGTAATCTTTGGGGACTCAGACCGCCAACAGAGGTATTTACAGCTTTAGAGATTAAATTAATGCAGCAAGTGGCTTCTCAATGTGCGATCGCCATTCGTCAAGCGAGACTCTATGAAGCTTCTAATCAGCAAGTGAAAGAACTAGGTCAACTCAATCAACTTAAAGATGACTTCCTCAAAACTATTTCCCACGAACTCAAAGCACCCATGAGTAGTATTCAGTTAGCTACTCAAACAATGGAAAATTTGTTGGCTACTAAAAAAAATCCTCAAAAGTCTCCTACCTTCAAGCGAGTCCTTAAAATTTTTCACGAATCATGCGAGCGACAAAAGCAACTTGTAGACGATCTTCTAACTCTTTGTTATCTAGATGCAAAAGCCAAAACCATACAGCCCGAATTAATCGATCTCAATCTTTGGATTCCCGATCTGGCTCAAGTATATTTAAATTGCGCCCAAAATCAACAACAGCAATTAATTTTGGATTTAGCAGAAGAGGAATTACGGGTTTTAGCCGATGCGATGATGTTAGAAAGAATTGTTCGAGAATTTCTGCACAATGCTTGTAAATATACTCCAGCGGAGCGAACAATTACGGTACAAACTAAAGCCAACGAATCAGAAATTTCTCTTTGCGTGATTAATACTGGTGTGGAAATTACTTCAGAAGAACAGAAATTAATTTTCAATCAATTTTATCGTATTCCCAATAACGATCCTTGGAAATATGGTGGTACGGGACTGGGACTAACATTAGTTAAAAAGCTGGCAAAAATGCTTGAGGCAACTGTTGATGTTACCAGTGAAAATGAGCAAACTACTTTTTGCCTTAGATTTCCTAAATGTTTTTCTGAGTAA
- a CDS encoding dynamin family protein codes for MIEAVKSPNINLRPKIQDLQSDILDLLQDISKLMRTAQRDLNDRNSQEKYAESQQQIEQEIQKVGNLELRMAIVAPMKAGKSTIINAIVGQDLLPSRNAAMTTIPTKISFNNHVEKPELSLSENTLAVFQNTWSSLQQKINHLAESELENLISQYPHLQDLAKKIKSDRCYIPAEVSGKEHISLVLIQLNDLVRLCCTLDPSLDPLNKLEDVPEVKTPFWRSNNTEQTKQLGNLVIVDTPGPNEAGDNLRLTAVVEQELKRCSIVLIVLDFTQLNNQAAEAVKRQVQPIIDVIGKDNLYVLVNKVDQRLSGDMTSQEVKKFIYSDLDLSESEDSDRIFEISARQAFSATKFLLELQQNSEIELANMSSIEALAKQVLGNRWERKLQKKTAADLEEEAEFLWEDSGFDEFIINSIQALIANAAPKCISTALKLSSHLLTVLKDDLSLRASAISEDASKLEAEINALTTDLKHLELCRSRLKTVDKIKHKLQINLQKILEQLIEEAKISVESHFKEEDDNRANIFERVDRSARNFFFQDIGGDDILPRTVIDKLKYKTKNVLEFHNKYEADQFANETINWSKQRANSLLSQARLYTEKEISESQIELLTSLKKETKDILEKARDRLNKAFDIKLALPPNPELNSELGRIDFKVNNLSREVTDYKTERSRPWYFLWLWEIEQQVPITRTESYYTVSLQDIVKQINTAIEANVNKINSQVNQYLDLDFKNAVDDYFTELDAYLSNYRNSIKQAQADGQLDIKKKEQLVVTLQYLIPEVNNKLKKTTEYQTKVQQLV; via the coding sequence ATGATAGAAGCAGTAAAAAGTCCAAATATTAATTTAAGACCTAAGATTCAAGATTTACAGTCAGATATTCTTGATTTATTACAAGATATCAGTAAATTAATGAGAACAGCCCAACGAGATCTTAATGATCGCAACTCTCAAGAGAAATACGCTGAATCTCAACAACAAATCGAGCAAGAAATTCAAAAGGTAGGCAATCTGGAATTAAGGATGGCAATTGTTGCTCCAATGAAGGCGGGCAAGTCAACAATTATTAATGCCATAGTTGGTCAAGATTTACTCCCCAGTCGTAATGCAGCGATGACGACTATTCCTACTAAAATATCCTTTAACAATCATGTAGAAAAACCAGAGTTAAGTTTATCGGAAAACACTCTAGCAGTCTTTCAAAATACTTGGTCAAGTTTACAGCAAAAAATCAATCACTTAGCAGAGTCTGAATTAGAAAATTTAATTAGTCAATATCCCCATTTACAAGATTTAGCCAAGAAAATAAAAAGCGATCGCTGTTATATACCCGCCGAAGTTTCTGGTAAAGAACATATTAGTTTGGTTTTAATTCAATTAAACGATTTAGTACGTCTTTGTTGTACTTTAGATCCCAGTCTAGATCCTTTAAATAAACTAGAAGATGTTCCAGAAGTAAAAACACCATTTTGGCGAAGCAACAATACAGAACAAACAAAACAGCTTGGTAACTTAGTAATTGTCGATACCCCGGGACCAAATGAGGCAGGAGATAATTTAAGACTCACCGCAGTAGTAGAACAAGAACTAAAACGCTGTTCGATTGTTTTAATCGTCCTTGATTTTACCCAATTAAATAACCAAGCAGCAGAAGCTGTTAAACGACAAGTGCAACCGATTATTGATGTAATTGGCAAAGACAATCTTTATGTATTAGTTAATAAAGTAGATCAAAGACTTTCGGGAGATATGACTTCTCAAGAAGTCAAGAAGTTTATCTATAGCGATCTTGATTTAAGTGAATCTGAAGATTCAGACAGAATTTTTGAAATATCAGCCAGACAAGCTTTTTCTGCAACGAAGTTTTTACTCGAATTACAACAAAATTCTGAAATTGAATTGGCGAATATGTCTAGCATCGAGGCTCTTGCTAAGCAAGTTTTGGGTAATAGATGGGAAAGAAAATTACAGAAGAAAACCGCAGCAGATCTAGAAGAGGAAGCAGAATTTCTCTGGGAAGATTCGGGTTTTGACGAATTTATTATTAATTCCATTCAAGCCTTAATTGCCAATGCTGCACCAAAATGTATATCAACCGCACTTAAACTATCCAGTCATTTACTTACTGTTCTTAAAGACGATCTGAGTTTAAGAGCTAGTGCTATTTCCGAAGATGCCTCAAAATTAGAAGCAGAAATCAACGCTTTAACTACAGATTTAAAACATTTAGAATTGTGTCGCAGTCGTTTAAAAACTGTAGATAAAATCAAACATAAATTACAAATAAATCTACAAAAGATTCTCGAACAACTAATTGAAGAAGCAAAAATTAGTGTAGAGAGTCATTTCAAAGAAGAAGACGACAATCGAGCTAATATTTTTGAAAGAGTAGATAGATCGGCAAGAAATTTTTTCTTTCAAGATATTGGTGGTGATGATATACTTCCCAGAACTGTTATTGATAAGCTTAAATACAAAACTAAAAACGTTTTAGAGTTTCATAATAAGTACGAAGCTGATCAATTTGCTAACGAAACAATTAATTGGTCAAAGCAAAGAGCTAATAGTCTTTTATCTCAAGCAAGACTTTATACAGAGAAAGAAATTTCAGAATCACAAATCGAATTATTAACATCTCTTAAAAAAGAAACTAAAGATATCTTAGAAAAAGCTCGCGATCGCCTTAACAAAGCTTTTGACATTAAACTTGCTTTACCTCCTAACCCAGAATTAAATAGCGAACTTGGTAGAATTGATTTCAAGGTAAATAATCTTTCAAGAGAAGTTACAGATTATAAAACTGAAAGAAGCAGACCTTGGTATTTTTTATGGCTTTGGGAAATTGAACAGCAAGTACCGATTACGAGGACAGAGTCTTATTACACAGTTTCTCTTCAAGATATTGTCAAGCAAATAAACACAGCAATTGAAGCTAATGTCAATAAAATCAATTCTCAAGTCAATCAATATCTAGATTTAGATTTCAAAAATGCTGTAGATGATTACTTTACGGAACTAGATGCTTATCTGAGTAATTATCGTAATAGTATCAAGCAAGCACAAGCAGACGGACAATTGGATATCAAAAAAAAAGAACAGCTAGTAGTAACTCTTCAATATCTCATTCCAGAAGTTAATAATAAATTAAAAAAGACAACTGAATATCAAACTAAAGTACAGCAATTGGTTTGA